A single genomic interval of Spirosoma linguale DSM 74 harbors:
- a CDS encoding RND efflux system, outer membrane lipoprotein, NodT family (TIGRFAM: RND efflux system, outer membrane lipoprotein, NodT family~PFAM: outer membrane efflux protein~KEGG: sfu:Sfum_1456 RND efflux system, outer membrane lipoprotein, NodT family): MSRLYSSSSFFVISILALALLVSGCKVGQHYQRPTTQMPEQFRGRSQSDTTSVALIPWRQFFRDTELQNLIGTALTNNFDLQVALKRIEENQAYVRQTRYALLPAVNAQIAASTVTPSRNSLNGLSLENFIGTRHLEDFSTNLSLSWEIDIWGRIRRQNEATLAQFLQTEEAAKAVRTNLVASVATGYFNVLLLDAQLDVAKRNVALGDSIVRLIRFQKKSGDVTELAVQQAEAQRQAADLLRSQLEQALVIEQNGIRHLLGDWPGAIARSSRLTTYPVADTLLTGVPAQLLANRPDVRMSELGLVAANARAGVAEASLYPALTITGSGGLNSFRAVNWFALPTSLFYNLAAGLVQPVFQRRQLQTQLEVSQIQRESALIQFRQSLTTAVTDVSNALVRNEKLQEQERIATKRAQTVQGAITNAKLLFKSGMATYLEVITAQSNALQAELTLADIKRQRLGAMVDVYRSLGGGWR; this comes from the coding sequence ATGTCACGACTCTATTCTTCGTCCTCTTTCTTCGTAATCAGTATACTCGCGCTTGCCCTGCTTGTCTCAGGTTGTAAAGTTGGCCAACATTACCAGCGGCCAACAACGCAAATGCCGGAGCAGTTTAGGGGGCGTAGCCAATCCGACACCACCAGCGTCGCGCTGATTCCCTGGCGACAGTTCTTTCGGGATACCGAGTTGCAGAATCTGATCGGAACGGCGCTGACCAACAACTTCGATTTGCAGGTAGCCCTTAAACGGATCGAGGAAAACCAGGCCTATGTTCGCCAGACGCGGTACGCGCTGTTGCCCGCCGTTAACGCGCAAATCGCGGCCTCAACGGTGACGCCATCGCGAAACAGCCTGAATGGCCTGAGTCTGGAAAATTTTATCGGCACCCGACATCTGGAAGATTTCTCGACTAACCTTTCATTATCCTGGGAAATAGACATCTGGGGACGAATCCGGCGGCAGAACGAAGCCACCCTAGCCCAATTTCTGCAAACCGAAGAAGCCGCCAAAGCGGTACGTACCAATCTGGTAGCTTCTGTCGCAACGGGTTATTTTAACGTCTTGCTACTGGATGCTCAACTGGACGTAGCGAAGCGGAACGTAGCCCTGGGCGATTCCATCGTGCGGCTGATCCGGTTTCAGAAGAAGTCGGGCGACGTAACGGAACTAGCCGTACAACAGGCCGAAGCCCAGCGGCAAGCGGCCGACCTGCTACGGTCGCAGTTGGAACAGGCACTGGTCATCGAACAAAACGGCATTCGGCACTTACTGGGGGACTGGCCGGGCGCTATTGCCCGGAGCAGTCGGCTCACCACCTATCCCGTCGCTGATACGCTGCTGACGGGCGTACCGGCACAATTGCTCGCCAATCGGCCCGATGTGCGGATGAGCGAGTTGGGACTGGTAGCGGCCAATGCCCGGGCTGGCGTTGCCGAAGCCAGTTTGTACCCAGCCCTGACCATTACGGGGAGCGGTGGCTTGAATTCCTTTCGGGCCGTAAACTGGTTTGCGCTGCCTACCTCACTGTTCTACAATCTGGCAGCGGGTCTGGTGCAGCCTGTTTTTCAACGCCGTCAGCTCCAGACGCAGCTGGAAGTGAGCCAGATTCAGCGGGAGTCGGCTCTGATACAGTTTCGCCAGAGCCTGACGACTGCCGTTACCGACGTGTCGAATGCGTTGGTTCGGAACGAGAAGTTGCAGGAGCAGGAACGAATTGCTACAAAACGTGCCCAAACGGTACAGGGAGCCATTACCAATGCTAAACTTCTGTTTAAGAGCGGAATGGCCACCTATCTAGAGGTGATCACGGCGCAAAGTAACGCCCTTCAGGCGGAACTCACCTTAGCCGACATCAAACGGCAACGCCTGGGAGCGATGGTCGACGTCTATCGGTCGCTGGGGGGCGGCTGGCGGTAG
- a CDS encoding Protein of unknown function DUF2309 (PFAM: Protein of unknown function DUF2309~KEGG: lpf:lpl0275 hypothetical protein) translates to METAVVDTNVLIEEDYQLLKPSEDVSTARIAGLVAKSFKLIAPFWPLKNLIAVNPLQGFEDLPFEEALPLGSAYFQQASLPQPMEAVNRQTIKWLQAYFDDGQATLPMPLRQEGLYAAWRQLAVHDACLHENDEQKQEWLTTLPENPAQAIQLYLLHTGIAPSEHEQFLTLLLTTLPGWAAYIRYRTDWAGLDANHRHPVTQIDYLAIRLIITQVLWPDAKALLSWHQGAVEQARSKPDVLANIQQAEDTYRLPLLQQLATQPLTEARTPDAQLVFCIDVRSEPFRRALEATGDYQTLGFAGFFGVPVQITDTVTGETHASCPVLLSPKHTVHESPCCSPAEADQDRTAYGRQKKLKQLYQSLKYSFTTPFALVESMGLASGAWMGLRSLAPGLASRLKHSVSQSIRKPMAVASSLETLPLADQCAYAEGALRVMGLTHHFAPLVVFCGHGSTTQNNAYATALDCGACGGRHGAPNARILAGILNNPEVRTYLVQQGIAIPDTTRFIAAEHNTTTDEVTLYGDDASEACKKLTRDLAKAQQANSLERLRQMQKNADHSGGAQQTWLRSQDWAQVRPEWGLARNAAFIVGPRQLTASLNLQGRSFLHSYNYTQDPSGSSLTTILTAPMVVAEWINTQYLFSTLDNVAFGGGSKITQNITGKIGIMQGNGSDLMTGLPLQSVYASDELAYHQPQRLLTVVYAPRPLLDAIIQAQPVLQKLFGNGWVQLACIEPTDRQTYLLTRDLLWQKAK, encoded by the coding sequence GTGGAAACAGCCGTCGTGGATACGAACGTTTTAATCGAAGAAGACTATCAGCTTTTAAAACCATCCGAAGACGTAAGCACTGCCCGCATAGCTGGTCTGGTGGCGAAAAGTTTCAAACTAATAGCGCCTTTCTGGCCCCTGAAAAATCTGATTGCGGTCAATCCGCTGCAAGGCTTCGAGGATTTACCTTTCGAGGAAGCCCTGCCCCTGGGCAGCGCCTATTTTCAGCAGGCTTCTTTACCGCAGCCAATGGAAGCCGTCAATCGTCAAACCATCAAATGGTTACAAGCGTATTTTGACGATGGTCAGGCAACCCTGCCTATGCCCTTGCGCCAGGAAGGGTTATATGCTGCCTGGCGACAGCTTGCCGTGCATGATGCCTGCTTACATGAGAATGATGAGCAAAAGCAGGAATGGTTGACCACCCTGCCCGAAAATCCGGCGCAGGCCATACAGTTATACCTACTGCACACAGGTATTGCCCCTTCTGAACACGAGCAATTCCTAACCCTGCTGCTCACCACGCTGCCGGGCTGGGCAGCCTACATCCGGTACCGTACCGACTGGGCGGGACTCGATGCCAACCATCGCCATCCGGTAACCCAGATCGACTACCTGGCCATTCGGCTCATCATTACCCAGGTGCTGTGGCCGGATGCGAAGGCGTTATTAAGCTGGCACCAGGGGGCTGTGGAACAGGCTCGATCAAAGCCAGATGTGCTGGCGAACATTCAGCAGGCCGAAGACACGTACCGCCTGCCGCTACTTCAGCAACTGGCCACCCAACCGCTGACCGAAGCCCGCACGCCCGACGCTCAACTTGTCTTCTGCATCGATGTTCGGTCGGAGCCATTTCGACGAGCACTAGAGGCTACGGGCGACTACCAGACGTTGGGGTTTGCTGGTTTCTTTGGTGTCCCGGTTCAGATCACCGATACCGTAACGGGCGAAACACATGCCTCCTGTCCGGTGCTCCTTTCGCCTAAACATACGGTTCACGAATCGCCTTGCTGTAGCCCCGCCGAAGCGGACCAGGATCGCACGGCCTATGGTCGTCAAAAGAAGCTCAAGCAACTCTATCAATCCCTGAAATATAGTTTCACGACGCCCTTTGCGCTGGTCGAAAGTATGGGACTGGCCAGTGGTGCCTGGATGGGATTACGCAGCCTGGCACCCGGCCTGGCATCCCGGCTCAAGCACAGCGTCAGCCAGTCGATCAGAAAACCGATGGCGGTAGCCTCATCGTTGGAAACGCTTCCGCTTGCCGATCAGTGTGCCTATGCCGAAGGGGCGTTGCGGGTAATGGGCCTTACTCATCATTTTGCGCCACTGGTCGTTTTCTGCGGCCATGGCAGCACGACCCAGAACAACGCCTATGCAACGGCACTTGACTGCGGAGCCTGTGGCGGACGACACGGAGCCCCAAACGCCCGTATTCTGGCGGGCATTCTGAATAACCCTGAGGTCAGAACTTATCTCGTTCAGCAAGGAATTGCGATACCTGATACCACCCGGTTTATCGCAGCTGAGCACAATACGACCACCGATGAAGTTACCCTCTATGGCGATGACGCATCTGAAGCGTGTAAGAAGTTGACGCGGGATCTGGCCAAAGCGCAACAGGCCAACAGCCTTGAGCGACTCAGGCAGATGCAAAAAAACGCGGATCATAGCGGTGGGGCACAGCAAACCTGGCTGCGGTCGCAGGACTGGGCTCAGGTGCGTCCTGAGTGGGGACTGGCACGTAATGCGGCCTTTATTGTCGGCCCGCGTCAGCTGACGGCATCCCTTAATTTGCAAGGGCGCTCTTTTCTACACTCATACAATTATACACAGGACCCATCGGGCTCGTCGCTCACCACGATTCTGACGGCTCCTATGGTCGTCGCCGAGTGGATCAATACGCAGTACCTGTTTTCTACGCTGGACAATGTGGCTTTTGGCGGGGGCAGCAAAATAACGCAGAATATCACCGGCAAGATCGGCATTATGCAGGGGAATGGCAGTGACCTGATGACGGGTTTGCCTTTGCAATCGGTCTACGCCAGCGACGAGCTTGCCTATCATCAGCCTCAGCGCTTATTGACGGTTGTCTATGCCCCCCGACCGCTGCTGGATGCTATTATTCAGGCGCAACCGGTATTACAAAAACTGTTTGGAAACGGATGGGTACAACTGGCCTGCATCGAGCCAACTGATCGCCAAACGTATTTACTAACCCGTGACCTGCTGTGGCAAAAGGCAAAGTAA
- a CDS encoding transcriptional regulator, LysR family (PFAM: LysR substrate-binding; regulatory protein LysR~KEGG: lpc:LPC_0299 transcriptional regulator), whose amino-acid sequence MNIDTIALQCFIAVAETGSFTKAAERVSRTQSAISQQITKLEYLLGKSLLVRGKAFTLTPEGEIFLGYARRIFALHREALDRFKDPDLEGEVRFGLPENFASVYLSDVLADFSRIHPRILLNIECDLTLNLFDRFKQNEFDLVLVKMNRPEDFPNGLDVWSEPLKWVGDASLIDPKKPVPLVLAPQPCVYRASAIQSLQQAGRAWRLVFSSPSYTGAVAAVRAGMGISVMPQTMIPGDLQALDAVWLPNLADTHVSLIKHTASNPAINTLEKFVLHKLKH is encoded by the coding sequence ATGAATATAGATACCATCGCCTTGCAGTGTTTTATTGCCGTTGCCGAAACGGGGAGTTTTACCAAAGCCGCCGAGCGAGTAAGTCGCACTCAATCGGCTATTAGTCAGCAGATAACCAAGCTGGAATACTTATTGGGAAAGTCGTTGCTTGTGCGGGGTAAAGCCTTTACGCTGACGCCTGAGGGAGAAATTTTTCTAGGCTATGCGCGTCGAATATTTGCGCTTCATCGTGAAGCGCTGGATCGATTTAAAGATCCTGATCTCGAAGGAGAAGTACGATTTGGGCTTCCCGAGAATTTCGCCAGCGTTTATTTATCCGACGTGCTGGCCGATTTTTCCCGTATTCACCCCCGAATCCTGCTGAATATCGAATGTGATCTGACCCTCAATCTATTCGATCGTTTCAAGCAGAATGAGTTTGATCTGGTACTGGTGAAAATGAACAGGCCGGAAGACTTTCCCAATGGTTTGGACGTATGGTCGGAGCCACTCAAATGGGTAGGTGATGCAAGTTTAATAGACCCGAAAAAACCTGTTCCGCTAGTGCTGGCTCCGCAACCCTGCGTCTATCGCGCTTCGGCTATTCAGTCCCTACAACAGGCTGGTCGTGCCTGGCGTCTTGTGTTTTCCAGTCCCAGTTATACGGGGGCCGTTGCGGCCGTACGGGCTGGCATGGGCATTTCAGTAATGCCTCAGACGATGATCCCGGGGGATTTGCAAGCTCTGGATGCGGTTTGGCTACCTAATCTGGCCGATACACATGTATCATTGATCAAACACACGGCAAGCAATCCTGCCATCAATACGCTGGAGAAATTTGTCCTTCATAAATTGAAGCATTAA
- a CDS encoding tRNA(5-methylaminomethyl-2-thiouridylate)-methyl transferase (TIGRFAM: tRNA (5-methylaminomethyl-2-thiouridylate)- methyltransferase~PFAM: tRNA methyl transferase-like; Queuosine synthesis-like~KEGG: geo:Geob_1979 tRNA (5-methylaminomethyl-2- thiouridylate)-methyltransferase) translates to MSKHGRILVAMSGGIDSSLAAVMLHEEGYEVIGMTMKTWDYASSGGTKKETGCCSLDSINDARNIAVSLGFPHYILDIREEFGDAVIDHFTGEYLEGRTPNPCVMCNTHIKWDALLRRADRLDCESIATGHYAHIREDNGRFVLSKGVDTLKDQSYVLWGVSQESLSRTKLPLGHLRKSEIRDMATERGFMELVTKSESYEICFVPDNDYRGFLKRRMPGLEAEVAGGNFVMEGTGKVLGKHQGYPFYTIGQRKGLGMAFGQPMFVTEIRKDTNEVVLGVDKDLYRDGMIVSKLNLQKYPTLNGPMETVTKVRYKDPGTAATISQSGDKIEVLFKEGVSAIAPGQAAVFYEGDDVIGGGWIMKSFRQGDEFTRLDSNKETAAHPQLTTSRV, encoded by the coding sequence ATGAGCAAACACGGACGAATTCTGGTCGCCATGAGTGGCGGCATCGACTCTTCACTGGCAGCGGTCATGCTCCATGAAGAAGGCTATGAGGTCATCGGCATGACCATGAAAACCTGGGATTATGCCTCCTCGGGTGGTACAAAAAAAGAAACGGGCTGCTGTAGTTTGGACAGTATCAACGACGCCCGCAACATTGCCGTTAGCCTCGGCTTTCCCCACTACATTCTGGACATTCGGGAAGAATTTGGGGATGCGGTCATCGATCATTTTACCGGCGAATACCTCGAAGGACGAACACCCAACCCCTGCGTGATGTGCAATACCCACATCAAATGGGACGCCCTCCTGCGCCGGGCCGACCGGCTCGACTGCGAGTCCATTGCCACCGGGCATTACGCCCACATACGAGAAGACAACGGCCGGTTTGTGCTTTCTAAAGGCGTTGATACCCTAAAAGATCAATCGTATGTACTCTGGGGTGTATCGCAGGAGAGTTTGAGCCGGACGAAATTACCACTCGGCCATTTGCGGAAATCCGAAATTCGGGATATGGCAACAGAGCGTGGCTTTATGGAACTGGTTACCAAATCGGAATCGTACGAGATCTGTTTCGTACCCGACAACGACTACCGGGGATTCTTGAAACGGCGCATGCCGGGTTTGGAAGCCGAAGTAGCAGGGGGTAACTTCGTAATGGAAGGCACCGGAAAAGTGCTGGGCAAACATCAGGGCTATCCGTTCTACACCATCGGCCAGCGTAAAGGACTGGGCATGGCGTTCGGTCAGCCGATGTTCGTGACGGAAATCCGGAAAGATACGAATGAAGTGGTGCTTGGCGTCGACAAAGACCTGTACCGCGATGGCATGATCGTGAGCAAACTGAACCTTCAAAAGTACCCTACTCTCAACGGCCCAATGGAAACGGTTACGAAAGTTCGGTATAAAGATCCCGGCACGGCGGCTACCATTTCGCAGTCGGGCGACAAAATCGAAGTACTCTTTAAAGAAGGTGTTTCAGCCATTGCGCCCGGTCAGGCGGCTGTTTTCTACGAAGGCGACGACGTGATTGGTGGCGGCTGGATCATGAAAAGCTTTCGCCAGGGCGACGAGTTCACCCGTTTGGATAGCAACAAAGAGACAGCGGCTCACCCACAACTTACCACAAGTAGGGTATAA